The genome window GCGGGCGGCCGGTTGGCGGTTCCGCAGGCAACGCAGCCCTCCTGGGCACCGCGACACCGGTGCGGCTGCACACGGCAGTCGGCTCGCCGACGGCGAACGGCGGCTGCAACGCGATTAACAACAGCAGCAAGGTAGTCGGCACGGGGAACGGCAAGGCTTTCTTCGCCACGCCGTAGATATTCCGACAGTCATAAACTGCTAAACTGCCGGGAGCGGATTCTCTTATCCGCTCCCGGCTGCTTTTTGGTGTCATCCCCCTTGCAAGATCACGGTGAGGGGTCAGGCTAACCTTTCTGCCATTCTCTGAGCTTCCTGCTCACTTCTCAACATGTCGGCAAACGCGTTCATCCCTTATTGCCTGTTCCCGAACCCGGCGGCCGACCCGTCCCAGCGGCGCGATGTCACAGTTCAGCGCCCTCGCCAGTTCGGTCAGGGGGACCCCTTGGGGGTCAGGCTTCCACGTTGGCAACTTTCTCCCTTGTGGCCGCGAACTTCCGCCACAGGCTCGCTATGACTCCTTCGGCTCCGTAAGGTGGCTATCCATATCCATGCGCCCATGGAGGACGCGGACAATTTCAATTGTATCGTTAAGCCTTTGCCGATAGAAAATCACATGACTCCCCGCGCGGTACTTGCGGTAGCCGCTACGAATCTCACTGCAATCCTTCCCCATGAGCGGATCGGCAGCCAACTGCTGAAAGCAATCATCCAACATTGTCAGATACTTGTCGCGCTGTTCACGCCCCCAGCGGGATAGCGTATAGCGGCCAATCTCTAACA of Desulfuromonadales bacterium contains these proteins:
- a CDS encoding type II toxin-antitoxin system RelE/ParE family toxin, with protein sequence MPCFTLTAKAKADMLEIGRYTLSRWGREQRDKYLTMLDDCFQQLAADPLMGKDCSEIRSGYRKYRAGSHVIFYRQRLNDTIEIVRVLHGRMDMDSHLTEPKES